The genomic segment CTCGCCGCCCGACAGGACCGACGCGGGTTTGTCGGCGTCGTCCCCGCCGAACAGGAAGGACCCCAGCACACGCCGCACCTCGCCGTCGGTCAGCTGCGGGGCGGCGCCGGCGAGGTTCTCCCGGACCGTCCTCGTACCGTCCAGCGTGTCGTGCTCCTGAGCGAAATAGCCGAGCCGCAACCCGGGCCCGGCCACCACCCGCCCCTCGTCCGGGACTTCACGCCCGGCGAGCAGCCGGAGCAGCGTCGTCTTCCCGGCCCCGTTGAGACCGAGGACGACGAGCCGGCTGCCCCGGTCGACGGCCAGGTCGACGCCGTGCAGCACGACATGGGCCCCGTACGCCTTGGTCAGCGCCACCGCACCCAGCGGCATCCGGCCGCACGGCGCGGGCTCCGGCAGCCGAATGCGCGCGACCTTCTCGCTCCGCCGCCCCGGCTCCGTACCGGCGAGCATGCGCGCGGCGCGCCGGTCCATGTTCTTCGCCGCGGTGGCGGTGGCGACGTGGGAGCGCATCCTGTCGGCCTGGGCGCGCAGCGAGGCGGCCTTGCGCTCGGCGTTGGCGCGTTCGCGGGTACGTCGCCGCTCGTCGGCGGCGCGCTGGGCGAGGTAGGCGTGCCAGCCGGTGTTGTGCAGGTCGATGGTGGCGCGCGACGCGTCCACGTACAGGACGCGGTTGACGGTGTCGGCGAGGAGCCCGGTGTCATGGCTGATCAGCACGACACCACCCGCATACCCGGCCAGGTAGGTGCGCAGCCAGGCGACGGAGTCGGCGTCCAGGTGGTTGGTGGGCTCGTCGAGGAGCACGGTGTCGTGGTGCGCGAACAGGATCCGCGCGAGCTCGACGCGGCGCCGCTGGCCGCCCGACAGCTCACCGACGGGCCGCGCCATGACCCGCTCGGGCAGCCCGAGCCCGGCGGCGACACGGGCGGCCTCCGCTTCCGCGGCGTAGCCGCCGTAGGCCTGAAACCGGTCGTCCGCACGTACGTAGGCGGCCATGGCCCGCTCCTGCGCGACCGGTCCCACGGCATCGGCCATGGCGATCTCGGCGGCACGCAGCGCGGCGACGGCCTCGTCGAGCCCGCGCGCGGACAGGATGCGGTCGGTGACGGTGACGGCGGGGTCGGCGGCGCGCGGATCCTGGGCGAGATACCCGACGGAGCCGGTACGGGTGACGGTGCCGTCGGCCGGGGCGGTCCGCCCCGCGAGGACCTTCATGAGGGTGGTCTTGCCGGCGCCGTTGCGCCCGACCAGACCGATGCGGTCGCCGGGGGCGATGTGGAAGGAGACGCCGGACAGCAGGAGGCGGGCGCCGACGCGCACGTCGACACCTTGAACGGTGATCATTGGGTAACGCTCCGCAATAGCGAATGGACACACGGGTGGCGTGGAGGCGTGTGTCCTGGCTAGGAAATGCGGGGCGTAGACATGGGTCCGAGGCTAACGCGAACGAAAGGCGCCACGCACGCCAATTCCACCGGCCTGCCGTTCCTGCTTCTGCCCCCCGCTCCTCAAGGCCCCCCAGAACTACCGCCTGCGCCGAGCCGTCCCGAACAGAGACCGCGAGATCTCCCGCCCGATCTGCGTCCCCATGGACCGCAACAGCGACTTGAACATCCCGCTCCCCACCACCTGCTCCACCACGGAACCCCCGCCCCGGGGAGCGGAAGTCACCTCCGCCGGGGAGGCCTCCACCCGCTCCGCGTCCACCCGCGCACTCAACTTCTCGTACGCAGACTCCCGATCCACCGCCTCCGCATACCGCGCGTACAACGCCGACGCCCGCACCGCCCGCTCCAGCTCCCCCGCCTCCACCGGCCCCATCAGCGACTCGGGAGCCCGCAGCCGCGTCGCCGCCACCGGCGTGGGCGCGCCCCTCTCGCTGAGTACGGTCACGACCGCCTCACCCGTACCGATCCCGGTGAGGACCTCCTCCAGGTCGTACGCCGAGTCGGGAAACGTCCGTACCGTCGCCTTCAGTGCCTTCTGGTCGTCGGGAGTGAACGCCCGCAACGCGTGCTGCACACGGTTGCCGAGCTGCCCGAGCACATCCGCGGGCACATCCTTCGGCGTCTGGGTCACGAAGAAGACGCCGACACCCTTCGAGCGGATCAGCCGAACCGTCTGCGTGATCGCCTGAAGGAACGCCTTGGACGCTCCGTTGAAGAGCAGGTGGGCCTCGTCGAAGAAGAAGACGAGCTTGGGCTTGTCCACATCGCCGACCTCGGGCAGGTCGTTGTAGAGGTCGGCCAGCAGCCACATCAGGAACGTCGAGAAGAGCTGCGGCTTGTCCTGGACGTCGGCGAGCTCCAGGACGGACACGAGGCCCCGCCCGTCCGGCGCCGTCCGCAGGAACTCGCTCGTGTCGAACTCGGGCTCCCCGAAGAAGTCGCCCATGCCCTGCGCCTCGAAGGCGGTGAGCGCCCGCAGGATGACTCCGGCCGTCACGGTCGACAGGCCGCCGATGCCCTTCAGCTCCGGCTTGCCCTCGTCGGACGTGAGGAAGTGGACCACCGCGCGGAGGTCCTTCAGGTCGACCAGTTCCAGCCCTTTCTGGTCGGCGTAGTGGAAGATCAGGCCCAGCGACTGCTCCTGGGTCTGGTTGAGCTGCAGCACCTTGGAGAGGAGAACGGGGCCGAAGCTGGTGATCGTGGCCCGTACGGGAATCCCCGTACCGATGCCGCCGAGCGCGTAGAACTCGCTCGGGAACCCCGTGGCCTCCCACTCCTGTCCGACGTCCCTGGCCCGCTCCGCGACCTTGTCGCCCGCCTCGCCGGGGGCGGAGATTCCCGAGACGTCGCCCTTGATGTCGGCGAGGAACACGGGGACACCCTGTGCGGAGAGCTGCTCGGCGATCAGCTGCAGGGTCTTCGTCTTGCCGGTGCCGGTCGCGCCCGCGACGAGCCCGTGGCGGTTGAGCATGGGCAGCGGGATACGGATCTGCGCGTCGGCGAGGCACGCGCCGCCCCACAGCAGCGCACCGAGTTCCAGGGCGGGCCCGGCGAAGGCGTACCCGGCGGCGATCTCAGCGGCCTCCCGAGGCAGAGCCCCGTCTCCACCCGTCACCCTCACGCCTGCCACAGACTCGTTCGAGGGGTTCGCGTGGCCCGGCGTGGACGGAATCGGCTGGCTGTCGCTCACTTCGTCCCCTGTTCCCGGCTGGCGTGTTCCCGGTTTGACCCGATTTAGGGCGTCATTTCCCAGGGTCGCACTCCGTCGCCATGGCTGCGCCCGGAGAGCCTTGCCCGGTAGGCTTTCCGTGTGATCTTCAAGCGCATCGGAAACGGCCGGCCGTACCCCGACCACGGCCGGGAAAGCACCCGGCAGTGGTCGGACGTCGCGCCGCGCCCGGTCCGCCTCGATCAGCTCGTCACCACCAAGGGCCAGCTGGATCTGGAGACCCTGCTCGCCGAGGACTCGACGTTCTACGGCGACCTCTTCGCGCACGTCGTGAAGTGGCAGGGCGATCTCTACTTGGAGGACGGCCTGCACCGCGCGGTCCGCGCCGCGCTCCAGCAGCGCCAGGTGCTGCACGCGCGCGTGCTCGAACTCGGCTGACCGGCGGCCGCGAGGGCACCCGCCGAGAGACCCGCGCCGCCCACATTGGCCCTTTCGGGTTGCACTGCCCCCCAGGCAATGATCATTTAGTAGGCATCGCCGCCCCGCCGCACTACGCTGCGCCCATGAGCATGCTCACTCCCCCCGGCATGGGCGGCAAGTACCGCATCACGGGGGACAAATATCCACGGATGCGCCGCCCCAGCGGTCGCCGCAGGATCGTGCTCGCGGTCATCGCGTCCGCCGCGGCCGTCGGCCTGATCGGCTGGGGCACACTGCAGCTCATCGACGTGTTCACGGGCGGCAGCAAGGCGTCGGCGGCAGGCCGCGCCGCGGGCGACTGCGACCGCGAACAGGCGGCGGGCGCCTCCCAGGAGCCGCAACAGAAGCAGTCGCAGAAGCAGAAACCCCTGCCCACTCCCAAACAGATCACCGTCAACGTCTACAACGCCACGCCCCGCGGCGGCCTCGCCAAGAAGACCGCCGACGAGCTCAAGAAGCGCGGCTTCACCATCGGCGAGGTCGGCAACGCGACGAAGGCGTACGACAAGAAGGTGAAGGGCACCGGGCTGCTCCTGGGCGCCAAGTCCGCCGCCGACACCGCGATCCCCGTGCTCGGCACGCAGCTCGCCGGCGCCGAGCACCGCTCCGACGCCCGCAGGAGCGGCGAGGTCGACCTCGTCATCGGCAGCGAGTTCAAGAACCTGACGAAAAAAGAGGACGCCGACAAGGCCCTGGCCGCGCTGGCCAAGCCCAAGCCGACGCCCACAGCGTCCGACAAGAAGAACTGCTGACTACTCCGCGGTCCCGTACATCCGGTCACCCGCGTCGCCGAGCCCCGGCACGATGTATCCCTGCTCGTTGAGCCGCTCGTCGACCGAGGCCGTCACGACCGTCACCGGCGTCCCGGCCAGCTCGCGCTCCATGACCTCGACGCCCTCGGGGGCGGCGAGCAGCACCACGGCGGTCACGTCGTCCGCGCCGCGCTTGATGAGCTCCTGGATCGCCGCGACCAGCGTGCCGCCCGTGGCGAGCATCGGGTCGAGGACGTACACCTGACGTCCGGAGAGGTCCTCCGGCATGCGCGTCGCGTACGTGGAGGCCTCCAGGGTCTCCTCGTTGCGGATCATGCCGAGGAAGCCCACCTCGGCGGTCGGGAGCAGCCGCACCATGCCGTCGAGCATGCCGAGCCCGGCCCGCAGGATCGGGACCACCAGCGGACGCGGGTACGACAGCTTCACGCCCGTCGTCTTCGTCACGGGGGTCTCGATGTCGACCTGCTCGGTGCGCACGTCCCGGGTGGCCTCGTACGCGAGCAGGGTGACCAGCTCGTCGGCGAGGCGCCGGAAGGTCGGGGAGTCGGTGCGCTTGTCGCGCAGCGTGGTGAGTTTGTGCGCCACCAGCGGGTGGTCGACGACGTGGATCCGCATGACATCAACAGTAACCGGGCTCGGGCCCCACGCCTCTCGCTGGCATCAACACCGCCATCCGAGGGAAGGTGGAGACGTACGAACCGAGGTGGTGTGGCGCATGACGGAGCACAGTCCGGAAGACGAGACAGACACCGAGCGCCGTCGACGACGCGCCCAGTTCCTGCGGGAACGCACCGAGGCCATCGAGCTCCGCGAGCGCGTGAAGCCGCGCCGCGCCCGGGCGGCACGCATGCGACAGCAGATGCGCATGCGCACGTTCCGCTGGTAACGACCCACTGGCCACCACCCGGCGAAGGGTCACGGAAAAACGCGACGCGGAACACAGCGGCCGGAAGACCTCTCCTGACGGCGCCGTTTCTGCCACGATTCCGAATGGGCGGGGCTACGTACGCACTCCCCGCTCCCCGACCTCGCCGGGGGGACCCCAAACCGCCAACCGGCACTGCCTATGACCAGTGGGAGAGTCACGGTGTACTTCGCCGCACTGCTCGCGCGCACCGAAGACGGGTGGGAAGCGAGCGACACGGAGCTCGACGATGTGGAGACCCTGTCGGATCTGGCCGACCTGGCCCGTGAAGCCACGGCCGATTACGACGACGACACGGTGCTCGTCTTCATCGAACAGGAAGACGCGTGGTTCGGCGTCGTCCGCGTCGACGGTGAGGAGGACCCTCGTATCTACGTGTCCGACGCGGCCGCGGCCGCCCGCAGCTCGTACGGGGAGATCCTGCTCACCGACGAGATGCTCGGCCGGACCCCCGACGACGACGGGGCGGACGACCTGGACGCCCTGGACCTCGACGGCACGGAGGACGGCGAACCGGAGGCGTCGGTCGCCGACGCCGACGGTGAACCGGAACCCGATGACGATGACGACGCCGGTACGTCGGGTGCGCCCGCCGGGCCGCTCGGCGACTCGGAGATCCTCGCCGACCTCGGGGTGCCCGAGAAGGATCTGCTCGGCTTGAAGAGCGGCGACGCGCTCAGCGAGATCGCCGACATCCTCGGAGCGGCGGAGGTGCTGGAGACCGTCCGCTAGGTTCCCCGTGTGACCGACCCGATCAACCCGACCACACCCACACCCGATCCCGAACCCAACCCCGAACCCGACCCCGTACGCGACCGCTGGCGGGCGCCCATGCGGCTCGCCCTGGCCGAGGCCGAGCTGGCCGGCAAGGGCGGCGACGTTCCCGTCGGCGCCGTCGTGCTGTCCCCGGACGGCACGACGGTGATCGCGGCCGGGCACAACGAACGCGAGGCCGGCGGCGACCCCACCGCGCACGCGGAGGTGCTCGCGCTGCGCAGGGCCGCCGCGGAGCTCGGCGAGTGGCGGCTGACCGGCTGCACGCTCGTCGTGACGCTGGAACCGTGCACGATGTGCGCGGGTGCGCTCGTGCAGTCCCGCGTGGACCGGGTCGTCTACGGAGCGCGCGACGAGAAGGCAGGAGCGGCGGGCTCGCTCTGGGACGTCGTACGCGACCGACGGCTCAACCACCGGCCCGAAGTCGTCCACGGCGTCCTCGCCGAGGAGTGCTCCGCACAGCTGACGGACTTCTTCCGGCACCGCTGAACCGCCGAAATCACGGGCCGGTCCCAACGGATTTCTGTCAGCGGCCCACCTTGGGCTAGAGTTCCTCTCGGTAGCGTGTCCG from the Streptomyces venezuelae genome contains:
- a CDS encoding ABC-F family ATP-binding cassette domain-containing protein → MITVQGVDVRVGARLLLSGVSFHIAPGDRIGLVGRNGAGKTTLMKVLAGRTAPADGTVTRTGSVGYLAQDPRAADPAVTVTDRILSARGLDEAVAALRAAEIAMADAVGPVAQERAMAAYVRADDRFQAYGGYAAEAEAARVAAGLGLPERVMARPVGELSGGQRRRVELARILFAHHDTVLLDEPTNHLDADSVAWLRTYLAGYAGGVVLISHDTGLLADTVNRVLYVDASRATIDLHNTGWHAYLAQRAADERRRTRERANAERKAASLRAQADRMRSHVATATAAKNMDRRAARMLAGTEPGRRSEKVARIRLPEPAPCGRMPLGAVALTKAYGAHVVLHGVDLAVDRGSRLVVLGLNGAGKTTLLRLLAGREVPDEGRVVAGPGLRLGYFAQEHDTLDGTRTVRENLAGAAPQLTDGEVRRVLGSFLFGGDDADKPASVLSGGEKTRLALAGLVHSGANVLLLDEPTNNLDPASRDEVLGAVGTYPGAIVMVTHDEGAIDALRPDRVLLLPDGDEDMWSSGYRELVALA
- a CDS encoding helicase HerA-like domain-containing protein produces the protein MAGVRVTGGDGALPREAAEIAAGYAFAGPALELGALLWGGACLADAQIRIPLPMLNRHGLVAGATGTGKTKTLQLIAEQLSAQGVPVFLADIKGDVSGISAPGEAGDKVAERARDVGQEWEATGFPSEFYALGGIGTGIPVRATITSFGPVLLSKVLQLNQTQEQSLGLIFHYADQKGLELVDLKDLRAVVHFLTSDEGKPELKGIGGLSTVTAGVILRALTAFEAQGMGDFFGEPEFDTSEFLRTAPDGRGLVSVLELADVQDKPQLFSTFLMWLLADLYNDLPEVGDVDKPKLVFFFDEAHLLFNGASKAFLQAITQTVRLIRSKGVGVFFVTQTPKDVPADVLGQLGNRVQHALRAFTPDDQKALKATVRTFPDSAYDLEEVLTGIGTGEAVVTVLSERGAPTPVAATRLRAPESLMGPVEAGELERAVRASALYARYAEAVDRESAYEKLSARVDAERVEASPAEVTSAPRGGGSVVEQVVGSGMFKSLLRSMGTQIGREISRSLFGTARRRR
- a CDS encoding type II toxin-antitoxin system VapB family antitoxin, which codes for MIFKRIGNGRPYPDHGRESTRQWSDVAPRPVRLDQLVTTKGQLDLETLLAEDSTFYGDLFAHVVKWQGDLYLEDGLHRAVRAALQQRQVLHARVLELG
- a CDS encoding LytR C-terminal domain-containing protein, translating into MSMLTPPGMGGKYRITGDKYPRMRRPSGRRRIVLAVIASAAAVGLIGWGTLQLIDVFTGGSKASAAGRAAGDCDREQAAGASQEPQQKQSQKQKPLPTPKQITVNVYNATPRGGLAKKTADELKKRGFTIGEVGNATKAYDKKVKGTGLLLGAKSAADTAIPVLGTQLAGAEHRSDARRSGEVDLVIGSEFKNLTKKEDADKALAALAKPKPTPTASDKKNC
- the upp gene encoding uracil phosphoribosyltransferase, giving the protein MRIHVVDHPLVAHKLTTLRDKRTDSPTFRRLADELVTLLAYEATRDVRTEQVDIETPVTKTTGVKLSYPRPLVVPILRAGLGMLDGMVRLLPTAEVGFLGMIRNEETLEASTYATRMPEDLSGRQVYVLDPMLATGGTLVAAIQELIKRGADDVTAVVLLAAPEGVEVMERELAGTPVTVVTASVDERLNEQGYIVPGLGDAGDRMYGTAE
- the tadA gene encoding tRNA adenosine(34) deaminase TadA, whose protein sequence is MRLALAEAELAGKGGDVPVGAVVLSPDGTTVIAAGHNEREAGGDPTAHAEVLALRRAAAELGEWRLTGCTLVVTLEPCTMCAGALVQSRVDRVVYGARDEKAGAAGSLWDVVRDRRLNHRPEVVHGVLAEECSAQLTDFFRHR